The sequence CCTGCGCGAAGAAATCCGCGCCTGGCTGGCCGCCAACCTGCCCGCCGAACCCCTGCAATCCTTCGACTGCGAGGCAGGCTTCGCCCAGCACCGCGCCTGGGAAGCCAAGCTCAACGAAGGCCGCTGGGGCATGGTCACCTGGCCGAAGGAACTGGGCGGACGCGGCTGCGACCTGATCGAATGGCTGATCTTCGAGGAGGAGTACTACCGCGCAGGCGCCCCGGCGCGGGTCAACCAGAACGGCATCTTCCTGCTCGGCCCGACCCTGATGGAATTCGGTACCGCCGCGCAGCAGGAACGCTTCCTGCCGAAGATGGCCACCGGTGAGGAAGTCTGGGCCCAGGGCTGGTCCGAACCGAATGCCGGCTCCGACATGGCCGCCATCCGCTGCCGCGCCGAGCGCCGCGGCGATGTGTACGTGCTCAATGGCCAGAAGACCTGGTCCACCCGCGCCGTCTGGGCCGACTGGCTGTTCGGCCTGTTCCGCAGCGACCCGCACTCCAGCCGCCACCACGGGCTCACCTTCATCCTCCTGCCACTGAACAGCCCCGGCATCACCGTGCGCCCCATCGCGCAACTGAATGGCCTGCCGGGCTTCGCCGAAATCTTCTTCGACGACGTGGAAGTGCCTGTGGATAACGTGCTGGGCGGGGAGGGCATGGGCTGGCATGTGGCGATGTCCACCGCCGGCTTCGAACGCGGGCTGATGCTGCGCTCGCCGGCGCGCTTCCAGGAAACCGCCAGGCGCCTGGTGCAGCTCTACCTGGCCAACCGCGAACAGGCGGACCTGGACCCGGCCATCGGCGAGGCGGTGATGCGCGCCTGGCTCGACGCCGAGGCCTACACCCTGAACACCTACATGACCGCTTCCCGGTTGCTGAAGGGCGGCAAGATCGGCGCGGAATCCTCCACCAACAAGATCTTCTGGTCCGAGCAGGACCTGCGCATGCACGAGACCGCCCTGTCGATCCTCGGCCTGCGTGCCGAGCTGCAGCCCGAGGCGCCGGACGCGGGGGACGTGGGCCACTGGCTCGACGGCTTCCTCTTCGCCCAGGCCGGGCCGATCTACGCCGGCACCAACGAAATCCAACGCAACATCATCGCCGAGCGCCTGCTCGGCATGCCGCGAGCCTGAGGAGCGCGCCATGGACTTTACCTTCAGCGACGACCAACTGCTGTTCCAGGACAACGTGCGCGCCTTCCTCACCAACGAAGTCACCCCGGAGCGCATCCGCGAACTCTGGCAGACCGAAAGCGGCCGCAGCGATGCCCTCTGGGCGCAGCTCACCGAGCTGGGCCTGACCGCGATCACCGTGCCGGACGGCTTCGGCGGCCTGGACATGAACGAGCTGGACTTCATCCTCCTGGCCCAGGAATGCGGCTACGCCGGCCTGCCCGAGCCCCTGGTGGACACCATGCTGGTGGGGGTGCCGCTGCTGACGGCGCTGACCGGCCAGCTCGACCTCCAGGGCGAATGGCTGACCCGCATCGCCGAAGGCAAGGCACGCCTGGCCGTGGGCCAACCGGGTAATCCGCTGGTGGCCGATGCCCATGTGGCCGACCTGCTGCTCTTGCCCCATGGCAACGAAGTGCATGCCCTGCGTCCCGATCAGGTACGCCTGACACGCAACGAGTCGGTGGACCCGAGCCGGCACCTCTTCCGCGTCGACTGGACACCCAGTGCCACCACCCGTGTGGCCGATGCCGAACAGGGCGAGGCGCTGTGGCACGCGGCCATGAACCGGGGTGCCCTGGGCAGCGCCGCGCAACTGCTCGGCCTGGCCACGCGCATGGTCGACCTGGCGGTGGACTACAGCTTCGAGCGCAAGCAGTTCGGCAAGCCGGTGGGCTCCTTCCAGGCGGTGAAGCACCTGATGGCCAACGTCGCGGTGCAGATCGAATTCGCCAAGGGCCCGCTCTACCGTGCCGCCTATGCCGTGGCCCGGGGCCTTTCCGAACAGGACGTGCAGGTCTCCCACGCCCGCCTGGCCTGCGCCGAAGCCGCGCTGCTGGCGGCCAGGAACGCCATCCAGACCCACGGCGCCATGGGGTACACCTGGGAGGTGGACCTGCAGCTCTTCATGAAACGCGCCTGGGCCCTGGACAAGGTCTGGGGCGACCGTGGCTGGCACAAGGCGCGGGTGCGCGAGGCGCTGTTCGCCGGGCGTATCCAGCCGGGGGCGGGCAATACCTTCTGACCCGGCTTCCCTCACCCCAACCCTCTCCACGCCGGTCGCCCCTGGGGGAGAGGGGGCTGTCCGTGCAACGGGCCGCTTGTCTCCCCTCTCCCTCCGGGAGAGGGGCGGGGGGTGAGGGAAGTTCATCTTCACAGCATTACTGAACATTCGAGGTTCCCATGCCCCAAGCCTACATAGTCGACGCCCTGCGCACCCCCACCGGCCGGCGCAAGGGCGGCCTGAGCCAGATCCACGCCGCCGACCTCGGCGCCCACGTGCTGCGCGAACTGGTAGCGCGCAACGGTATTCCCGAGGAGGACTACGACGACGTGATCTTCGGCTGCGTCGACACCATCGGCCCGCTGGCCGGCGATATCGCCCGCACCTGCTGGCTGGCCGCCGGCCTGCACCAGGCCGTGCCCGGCACCACCATCGACCGCCAGTGCGGCTCCTCCCAGCAGGCGGTGCACTTCGCCGCCCAGGCCGTGATGAGCGGCACCCAGGACGTGGTGATCGCCGGCGGCGTGCAGACCATGACGCAGATCCCCATCTCCTCGGCCATGACCGCCGCCGAGCCCCTGGGCTTCAGCGATCCCTTCTCCGGCTCCGAGGGCTGGGTGAAGCGCTACGGCCGCGTGCCGCCCACCCAGTTCCGCGCCGCGCAGATGATCGCCGAAAAGTGGCAGCTGTCCCGCGAGGCGCTCGAAGCCTACGCCCTGGAATCCCACCGCCGCGCCTTGCGGGCCATCGAGCAGGGCCGTTTCGCCCGGGAGATCGTGCCGCTCGCCGGCGTCGAACACGACGAAACCCCGCGCCAGACCAGCCTGGACAAGATGGCCGAACTGGAAACCCTGTTCGGCTGCGACCGAGTCACCGCCGCCGTGTCGAGCCAGACCTGCGATGGCGCCAGTGCCCTGCTGGTGGTTTCCGAGGCGGCGCTCAAGCGCTACGACCTCACGCCCCGCGCGCGCATCCAGCACATCAGCGTGCGCGCCGACGACCCGGTGTGGATGCTCACCGCGCCCATCCCGGCCACCGAATACGCCCTCAAGCGCGCCGGCATGAAGCTCGAAGACATCGACCGGGTGGAAATCAACGAAGCCTTCGCCTCCGTCGCCATGGCCTGGCTGAAAGAGACCGGCTACCCCCATGAACGCACCAACGTCAACGGCGGCGCCATCGCCCTCGGCCACCCCCTGGGCGCCACCGGCACCCGCCTGATGTGCACGCTGCTCCACGAACTGGAACGCAGCGGCGGCCGCTTCGGCCTGCAGACCATGTGCGAAGGCGGCGGGCAGGCCAACGTAACCATCATCGAGCGGCTCTGATCTTGTAGCCCGGATGCAATCCGGGAGCGGGCCCGACCATTGCCCCGGATTTCATCCGGGCTACGCAACTGGAAGACCCACTGCCAAAAGCTTTGACCTTATCCCCGGCCCCTCTCCCTGAAGAGGAGAGGGGAGCTCGTAGGATGGGTTGAGCGAAGCGATACCCATCAGAACCGTAGCCCATACGAATCACCGGAGAACTTCCCATGCCAATCTGCCAATCCCGTTCCGTCATCATCACCGGCGCCGGCGGCGGGCTGGGTCGGGCTTATGCCCTGGCCTTCGCCGCCGAGGGCGCCCAGGTGCTGGTCAACGACATCAACCTGCCCGCCGCCGAAGCGGTGGTCGCCGAGATCCGCGCCAACGGCGGTACGGCCATCGCCAACAACGGCGACATCACCCACTACGCCGCCGCCGGCGAAATCGTGCGCCAGGCCATCGAAGCCTTCGGCGACCTGCATGTGCTGGTGAACAACGCCGGCATCTGCCGCGACCGCATGTTCGCCAGCCTCAGCGAAGCCGACTGGGACGCGGTGATGGCCGTGCACCTCAAGGGCCACTTCTGCCTCGCCAGCCATGCGGTCAAGCATTGGCGCGAGCAGGCCAAGGGCGGTGTGGCGGTGCGCGCGCGGATCATCAACACCAGCTCCGGCGCCGGCTTGCAGGGTTCCGTGGGGCAGTCCAACTACGCCGCCGCCAAGGGCGGCATCGCCGCGCTGACCCTGGTGCAGGCCGCCGAGCTCGCGCGCTACGGCATCACCGCCAACGCCCTGGCCCCGGCCGCGCGTACCGGCATGACCGAGGAGGTGTTCGCCGCGGTGATGAAGAAACCGGAAGACGGCTTCGACCACTTCGCCCCCGAGAACGTCGCGCCCCTGGTGGTCTGGCTCGGTTCCGAAGCGTCCCAGTCGGTCACGGGGCAGATGTTCGAAGTGGAGGGCGGCAAGCTCTCCATCGCCGATGGCTGGCGCCGTGGCCCCGGCTTCGACAAGGGCGCCCGTTACCAGCCCGGGGAAGTGGGCGAGGTGGTCGAGCGCCTGCTGGCCGACGCCGTGCCGGCGCAGAAGGTGTATGGCGCCTGACGCCATCCGGGCTAGGAGCTAGAGAGACGGAGCACCGGGGCGGCCTGGCCCGGGCCGGGAGGGCACCGGGTCAGGCCGGAAAGCCTTTGTGGAAACCGGCCGGAAATTGTCCTTCGACAACGCCGGTGCCGGCCTGGCAAAGGATGCGCCGTAGGTTGCCGCGGCGTCCTTTCAGCAAGGGTGGAACAGCCGCAGGCGGACGCCCACGATCAGCTACTGCTCATCCGCGAAGATTTTCACGAGCCTGGCCACCGTCGCTCCGCCCGAGAAGCCGACGTGCCCAACAGGAATGTCGCCCCCTGTCGCCTCGATGACCTTCCCCACCCAGATCGCCTCGAAGCCACCACAAAGCTCAATGAACTGAACGTCCTCCCGGACGAGCTCAACGGCCAACCCTACCCGAGACGACGAGCCAGCCTGCGGATGCGAGTCCGTCTCAAAATTTTTGCTGCAAAAGTTGCGCGTCCGAGCCGCCTAACTAGGCTTCTCCTTGTCATGGCCGGTCTGGACGCACCGCCGCACGGCAGTTGCCATTCGCAGCACTGCACGGGGTAGCACGCGGGTTTCCAGGTACCGGGAGTGCCGTGGCCACCACTCTCGTCAGGGGATCGTCCATGAGAACGTTCGGCACTCGCACCACGCGCTATGTCCACGCTGCGGTACTTGCATCCGGCCTGGGCCTGCTCGGCAGCCAGGCGCACGCCGGCGGCGTCCTGATCTACGAGGCCGGCCAGGAAAGCGCGGGCCTCGCCAACGCCGGCTCCGCCGCCCTGGCCAGCGACCCCAGCGTGCTCATGAGCAACCCCGCCGGCCTCACCGAACTGGCGGGGACGCAGATCAGCGCCAACGCCCAGGTGATCCTCGGCGATATCCGCTTCTCCCGCGACGCCAACAACCAGTTCGACGGCAACGAAGGCGGCAACGCCCTGGAATGGCTGCCCGGCGCCAGCCTGTTCGTCAGCCACCAGATCGACGAGCGCTCGGCCATCGGCTTCGGCATGTACGGCAACTTCGGCCTGGCGGTGGACTACGACGACGACTGGGCCGGCCGCTATTTCACCCAGGAGGCCGCCATCATCGGCATCTCCCTGCAGCCGAACATCGCCTACAAGTTCACCGACCAGCTCTCGCTGGGCGTCGGCCCGCGCCTGGTGTACGGCTACTACCGCACCGAGGTGGCCATCAACAACAACCTGCTCGGCCTGCTCGACCGTCCGGACGGCCAACTGGAATACAAGGACACCGATACCGGCGCCGGCGTCAATCTCGGCCTCCTGTACAAGCTCGACGAGCGCACCCAGGTCGGGCTCGCCTACACCAGCAAGGTGAAGCTGGAGTTCGAGGACAATCCGGACGTGCGCGATGTCAGCAACCCGATCATCAACGCGGCGCTGGGCCGGCTCGGCGTCGACTCCCTGGAACTGGACTTGAACGTGCCGCAGACCGTGCTGTTCAGCGTGGCCCACCAGCTCGACTCGCAGTGGAAGCTGCTGGGCAGCCTGGGCTGGCAGGACTGGAGCGAGTTCGGCGACGTCGGCGTGGAAGTGGACGCCAACGCCGGTGGCGTGGATAGGTCCGTGGACCGCAAGTACAAGGACACCTGGCACGCCTCCATCGGCGCCCAGTACCAGGTCACCCGGCAACTGCGCTGGAACATGGGCGTGGGCTACGACAGCTCGGCGGTGGACGACGAAGACCGCACGGTGGACAACCCCATGGCCGAAACCTGGCGCCTGGCAACCGGGATCAACTATCAGGTGGACGAGGGGTTCGACGTGCATGTGGCCTACACCCTGGGGTGGCTCGGCGACATGGATGTGGAGCAGAGCAAGCGCCGCTCCGGCACCACCCTCTCGGGCAGCTACGACAACGCGGCCTTGCACATCATCGGCGGTGGCGCGACCTGGCGCTTCTAAACCGTTCTGATCGGCCAGCCGAGCGGTGCCGGGCAGACGCTCCTTGAGCATCGACACGCATTGCTGGCGGTTGCCTCGACAAGTACGGCGCATGTCGACCTCTGGTTCAACATCGTCACGCCTGTCGTCTTCGACTCGGGCCGTTTCTGTATTCTCCTGGGGGGATTCCATGGCGGTTGCATCCTTGCGGCTGTTGTCCGGCGTGTTCGCCTGCCTGGGCGCCGCGCACGCGCTGGCCGGTTCGGCGGGCTTCGCCGGTATCGCAGCCAGCGCCGACAGCGCCGAGACCGCCAGCGACAACCCCGCCGGCATGGCCCGGCTGGACAAGCCCAGCAGCACCCTCAGCCTGATGCAGGCCACCGGCTTCGGCACCTTCGAAGTGGATGAAGGGCGGACCACCACCAGCGGCGGCGACCCGGACAACGACCTCAACCCGGTGATGATTCCCCAGGCCTACTACGTGAGGCCGCTCAGCGACACCCTCCATGCCGGCATCTCGCTGACCATCCCTTCCGGGTTCGGCTCGGAGTACGGCTCCGACTGGGCCGGCCGCTACTACACCGACAGCTACTCGCTGGTGTACGTGGCCGTGACGCCGGCGCTGTCCTGGCGGATCAACGAGCAGTGGTCGGTGGGGGCCTCGGTGGGCATCAACTACATCTCGTCGCAGTCGGAAGTGGCCATCAACACCCTGACGCCCGGCGCCGGCGATGGAAAGCTGGAGGCCGACCTCGACGGCGTGGGCACCAACTTCAGCCTGTCGCTGCTGTGGGAAATGACCGAGAAGACCCGCTTCGGCCTGGTCTACACGAGCGAATCGACCACCGATATCGACGGCGACCTCAAGTTCCGCAACACCGGCCCGGTGATCGGCGGGCTGCTGGAACGGGGCATCCTCCCCGACGACATCGAAGTGGAGCAGGTGATGCCCCAGCGCATCATCGGCGGTGTGTACCACGAACTGGACTCGGGGGCGTTCATCGTCGCCGACATCGCCTGGGTGGAGTTCTCGCAATTCGGCGCCAACTCCATCTCCCTGGACGGCGAAACCCTCCATGTGGAAGACAGCGGCTTCAACAACTTCTGGGCGGGCACCCTGGGCTACGGCTTCCCGGCCAACGGCGGGCTGCGCTACACCCTCGACACCTTCTACGTGCAGGCCCCGGTGGACGATGGCAAGCGCAGCCTGGCCATGCCGCTGGACCGCATGTGGGGCGTGGGCGCCGGGGTGCAGGTGGAATACGCCAGCGGCAAGGCCATGGAGTTCAACCTGCACCTGGTGGACTTCGGCAAATCCCCCGTGGACACCGGCCCCTCCGCCGCGCGCGGCCGCGTGGTGGGCGAAACCGAGCACCCGTACGCGGTGATCGTTTCCGGGGCATACCACTTCTAGACTGCCGCGCACCTTGCGCGTCCCGCGAACAACCCCGCGCCGAGCTCATCCCAGCCTTGTGGGGGCGAATTCATTCGCCAAGGGCGGCGCAGCTGCCCCAGCGTACCCGGTTATCGCGAATGAATTCGCTCCTGCAAAAGCCCGGTTTCCATATCCCCCCGGGGGGATAGGATGTGGCGGTCCATTTCCTTGCACGGGGTCTTGCGATGAGCAAGCACGAACGCGGTCACCAGCACCAGAGTCATGGCGATATCGTCAAAAGGTTGAAGCGGGCGGAAGGCCATCTGCGCAGCATCATCGGCATGATCGAGGACGGTCGCGCCTGCGTGGACATCGCCCAGCAATTGCACGCGGTGGAAAAGGCCGTCTGCCAGGCCAAGCGCACCTTGATCCAGGACCATATCGACCATTGCCTGGAACACACCGTGGGGGGCGCTCACCAGTGGCGAGCGTGCCCCACTGGAAGAGTTCAAACAGATCACCAAGTACCTCTGACCCGCCATGTCCAGCTTCGCCGAAATACTGCAACAGGGGCCGGCCCATGCCTGGCTCTATTTCCCGAGCGCCATCCTTCTGGGCGCCTTGCACGGGCTGGAGCCCGGCCACTCGAAGACCATGATGGCGGCTTTCATCGTCGCCGTTCGCGGCACCGTGAAGCAGGCGATCC is a genomic window of Pseudomonas resinovorans NBRC 106553 containing:
- a CDS encoding acetyl-CoA C-acetyltransferase — translated: MPQAYIVDALRTPTGRRKGGLSQIHAADLGAHVLRELVARNGIPEEDYDDVIFGCVDTIGPLAGDIARTCWLAAGLHQAVPGTTIDRQCGSSQQAVHFAAQAVMSGTQDVVIAGGVQTMTQIPISSAMTAAEPLGFSDPFSGSEGWVKRYGRVPPTQFRAAQMIAEKWQLSREALEAYALESHRRALRAIEQGRFAREIVPLAGVEHDETPRQTSLDKMAELETLFGCDRVTAAVSSQTCDGASALLVVSEAALKRYDLTPRARIQHISVRADDPVWMLTAPIPATEYALKRAGMKLEDIDRVEINEAFASVAMAWLKETGYPHERTNVNGGAIALGHPLGATGTRLMCTLLHELERSGGRFGLQTMCEGGGQANVTIIERL
- a CDS encoding OmpP1/FadL family transporter; this translates as MRTFGTRTTRYVHAAVLASGLGLLGSQAHAGGVLIYEAGQESAGLANAGSAALASDPSVLMSNPAGLTELAGTQISANAQVILGDIRFSRDANNQFDGNEGGNALEWLPGASLFVSHQIDERSAIGFGMYGNFGLAVDYDDDWAGRYFTQEAAIIGISLQPNIAYKFTDQLSLGVGPRLVYGYYRTEVAINNNLLGLLDRPDGQLEYKDTDTGAGVNLGLLYKLDERTQVGLAYTSKVKLEFEDNPDVRDVSNPIINAALGRLGVDSLELDLNVPQTVLFSVAHQLDSQWKLLGSLGWQDWSEFGDVGVEVDANAGGVDRSVDRKYKDTWHASIGAQYQVTRQLRWNMGVGYDSSAVDDEDRTVDNPMAETWRLATGINYQVDEGFDVHVAYTLGWLGDMDVEQSKRRSGTTLSGSYDNAALHIIGGGATWRF
- a CDS encoding OmpP1/FadL family transporter, which codes for MAVASLRLLSGVFACLGAAHALAGSAGFAGIAASADSAETASDNPAGMARLDKPSSTLSLMQATGFGTFEVDEGRTTTSGGDPDNDLNPVMIPQAYYVRPLSDTLHAGISLTIPSGFGSEYGSDWAGRYYTDSYSLVYVAVTPALSWRINEQWSVGASVGINYISSQSEVAINTLTPGAGDGKLEADLDGVGTNFSLSLLWEMTEKTRFGLVYTSESTTDIDGDLKFRNTGPVIGGLLERGILPDDIEVEQVMPQRIIGGVYHELDSGAFIVADIAWVEFSQFGANSISLDGETLHVEDSGFNNFWAGTLGYGFPANGGLRYTLDTFYVQAPVDDGKRSLAMPLDRMWGVGAGVQVEYASGKAMEFNLHLVDFGKSPVDTGPSAARGRVVGETEHPYAVIVSGAYHF
- a CDS encoding DUF6506 family protein, which codes for MAVELVREDVQFIELCGGFEAIWVGKVIEATGGDIPVGHVGFSGGATVARLVKIFADEQ
- a CDS encoding SDR family oxidoreductase — protein: MPICQSRSVIITGAGGGLGRAYALAFAAEGAQVLVNDINLPAAEAVVAEIRANGGTAIANNGDITHYAAAGEIVRQAIEAFGDLHVLVNNAGICRDRMFASLSEADWDAVMAVHLKGHFCLASHAVKHWREQAKGGVAVRARIINTSSGAGLQGSVGQSNYAAAKGGIAALTLVQAAELARYGITANALAPAARTGMTEEVFAAVMKKPEDGFDHFAPENVAPLVVWLGSEASQSVTGQMFEVEGGKLSIADGWRRGPGFDKGARYQPGEVGEVVERLLADAVPAQKVYGA
- a CDS encoding acyl-CoA dehydrogenase family protein is translated as MELNYTAAQRALREEIRAWLAANLPAEPLQSFDCEAGFAQHRAWEAKLNEGRWGMVTWPKELGGRGCDLIEWLIFEEEYYRAGAPARVNQNGIFLLGPTLMEFGTAAQQERFLPKMATGEEVWAQGWSEPNAGSDMAAIRCRAERRGDVYVLNGQKTWSTRAVWADWLFGLFRSDPHSSRHHGLTFILLPLNSPGITVRPIAQLNGLPGFAEIFFDDVEVPVDNVLGGEGMGWHVAMSTAGFERGLMLRSPARFQETARRLVQLYLANREQADLDPAIGEAVMRAWLDAEAYTLNTYMTASRLLKGGKIGAESSTNKIFWSEQDLRMHETALSILGLRAELQPEAPDAGDVGHWLDGFLFAQAGPIYAGTNEIQRNIIAERLLGMPRA
- a CDS encoding acyl-CoA dehydrogenase family protein, whose translation is MDFTFSDDQLLFQDNVRAFLTNEVTPERIRELWQTESGRSDALWAQLTELGLTAITVPDGFGGLDMNELDFILLAQECGYAGLPEPLVDTMLVGVPLLTALTGQLDLQGEWLTRIAEGKARLAVGQPGNPLVADAHVADLLLLPHGNEVHALRPDQVRLTRNESVDPSRHLFRVDWTPSATTRVADAEQGEALWHAAMNRGALGSAAQLLGLATRMVDLAVDYSFERKQFGKPVGSFQAVKHLMANVAVQIEFAKGPLYRAAYAVARGLSEQDVQVSHARLACAEAALLAARNAIQTHGAMGYTWEVDLQLFMKRAWALDKVWGDRGWHKARVREALFAGRIQPGAGNTF